One genomic segment of Gimesia chilikensis includes these proteins:
- the lysS gene encoding lysine--tRNA ligase — protein MSKEKTNRFEAERIKKLEKIQSLGLDPWGQRFDGHIPIADAREQAPAESGVDGEDVRIAGRIMLRRKAGKLRFYDIKDWTGKIQLLFSRGDLSEEQWELMGQLDLGDLIGVDGCLRRTETGEISVFVKELTVLCKSLAQPPEKHHSVKDVELLLRQRSLDLIYTEGVLEKMLKRSQIIDSVRQTLRSHKFHEVETPVLHAVAGGAAARPFITHHNTLDIELYMRIALELHLKRLMVGGVERVYEIGRVFRNEGIDATHNPEFTMIEIYQAYGNYETMMDLTEAIVTDAVKTISDTMVLPWGEDKTIDFSGPWERKKYHDLVREHAGCDPHDPAAVAAVAKQHGIDTENVHPDVVLNEVFEATCEEHLTGPVFVIDYPASICPLTKRQKDNPEIAERFELFVHGMELANAYTELNDPLLQEELFKTQLSGLSEEDSMAKMDTDFIKALKVGMPPAGGLGIGIDRLVMLLTNSHSIRDVIYFPLLRPEGQPAPKE, from the coding sequence ATGTCCAAAGAGAAAACCAACCGTTTTGAAGCAGAACGGATCAAAAAATTAGAGAAAATTCAGTCTCTGGGACTCGATCCCTGGGGGCAGCGGTTTGACGGTCATATTCCGATTGCAGACGCTCGCGAACAGGCTCCCGCGGAATCGGGCGTTGATGGCGAAGACGTGCGGATCGCCGGGCGGATCATGCTGCGGCGCAAAGCCGGTAAACTGCGGTTTTACGATATCAAAGACTGGACTGGAAAAATTCAGCTGCTGTTCTCGCGGGGCGACCTGAGCGAAGAACAGTGGGAGCTGATGGGCCAGCTCGACCTGGGCGACCTGATCGGCGTCGATGGCTGTCTGCGTCGGACTGAAACCGGAGAAATCTCCGTGTTCGTTAAAGAGCTGACGGTGCTCTGTAAATCGCTGGCGCAGCCTCCGGAAAAACATCACAGTGTCAAAGACGTCGAACTGCTGCTGAGACAGCGTTCGCTCGATCTGATCTACACCGAAGGCGTGCTGGAAAAGATGCTGAAGCGGAGTCAGATCATCGATTCCGTCCGTCAGACACTTCGCAGTCATAAGTTTCATGAGGTGGAAACACCGGTGCTGCATGCAGTTGCCGGTGGTGCAGCGGCGCGGCCCTTCATTACACATCATAATACGCTGGACATCGAGCTTTACATGCGGATCGCCCTCGAACTGCATCTTAAGCGACTGATGGTCGGTGGCGTAGAACGTGTGTATGAAATCGGGCGGGTGTTCCGCAATGAAGGGATTGACGCCACTCATAATCCCGAATTCACCATGATCGAAATTTACCAGGCGTACGGTAATTACGAAACGATGATGGATTTGACTGAAGCCATCGTCACCGACGCCGTCAAAACGATCAGCGATACCATGGTACTGCCTTGGGGCGAAGACAAGACCATCGACTTCAGTGGTCCCTGGGAACGAAAAAAGTACCACGACCTGGTTCGCGAGCATGCAGGCTGTGATCCCCACGATCCGGCTGCAGTAGCAGCGGTTGCGAAGCAGCATGGCATTGATACAGAGAATGTGCACCCGGATGTGGTGCTCAATGAAGTGTTTGAAGCAACCTGCGAAGAACATCTGACCGGTCCGGTTTTCGTGATCGACTACCCGGCTTCCATTTGTCCGCTGACCAAGCGACAGAAGGACAACCCGGAGATCGCAGAGCGGTTTGAGCTGTTTGTCCACGGTATGGAACTGGCCAACGCTTATACCGAGCTGAACGATCCCCTGCTGCAGGAAGAACTGTTTAAAACACAGCTGTCGGGACTTTCCGAAGAAGACTCGATGGCAAAAATGGATACAGATTTTATTAAGGCGTTGAAAGTCGGTATGCCGCCGGCCGGAGGATTGGGAATTGGCATTGATCGCCTCGTCATGTTGTTGACCAACAGTCACAGCATTCGCGATGTGATCTACTTCCCGCTGCTCCGACCCGAAGGACAGCCGGCACCGAAAGAGTAA
- a CDS encoding ABC transporter permease: protein MYKSLLCLRYLKTRYIALASIISMTLGVATMIVVNSVMDGFSTDMRTRLRGILADVIVETNSLDGEENTQELKDRIQRAVGNDIEGMTATVEIYAMLSVQYGSQWQSKPVTLIGIDPATKATVGPLAKYLMHTKEGTVPDWNLSPEAMAYRKEWTTRAQWMVDRWNHNPPPLEEADEGNEQVSFEESVPLEPEPEPKFAQDSGESPFDAAAESKDSAPQFAEQPGKAINPFSQFDKKEDRDPSEPLKARVYIGYGLVSFPYEDPETGETKMFQIVKPGDDIKISTVTAGHPPEPTHFNATVVDLFKSDMSEHDSSLVFCNLEYLQEARGMISPESGERSITSIQIKLKNQDDAAMVVSKLEEALPASQFRIRTWEDKQGPLLAAVEVESAILNVLLFLIIAVAGFGILAIFFMITIEKTRDIGILKALGASSNGIMSIFLSYGLALGLVGSGVGVIVGLLFVEYINEIEGFITWLTGRKVFDQRIYYFPEISTHVEPMMVFWVAVGAMVIAVLASILPARKAARFHPVESLRYE from the coding sequence ATGTATAAATCATTACTTTGCCTGCGATATTTGAAAACGCGCTACATTGCGCTGGCCAGCATCATCAGTATGACGCTTGGTGTCGCGACGATGATTGTCGTCAATAGCGTCATGGATGGTTTCAGCACCGACATGCGAACCCGCTTGCGGGGGATCCTGGCGGATGTCATCGTGGAAACCAACTCGCTTGATGGCGAAGAGAACACGCAGGAGCTTAAAGACCGCATTCAACGCGCGGTGGGTAACGACATCGAAGGCATGACAGCCACGGTGGAAATTTACGCTATGCTCAGCGTGCAGTACGGTTCCCAGTGGCAGAGTAAGCCGGTCACCCTGATCGGTATCGACCCGGCGACGAAAGCCACGGTCGGTCCGCTGGCCAAATACCTGATGCATACCAAAGAGGGGACGGTACCTGACTGGAATCTGTCTCCCGAGGCGATGGCCTACCGTAAAGAGTGGACCACCCGGGCTCAGTGGATGGTCGATCGCTGGAATCACAATCCCCCACCACTGGAAGAAGCAGATGAGGGCAACGAGCAGGTCTCCTTCGAGGAGTCCGTCCCCCTCGAGCCGGAACCGGAACCGAAGTTTGCGCAGGATTCCGGAGAGTCCCCCTTCGATGCGGCTGCCGAGTCAAAGGACAGTGCACCCCAGTTTGCAGAGCAACCGGGGAAAGCCATCAATCCCTTCAGCCAGTTCGATAAAAAAGAAGATCGGGATCCGAGCGAACCTTTGAAGGCCCGCGTCTATATTGGTTACGGTCTGGTGAGTTTCCCTTACGAAGATCCGGAGACCGGCGAAACGAAAATGTTTCAGATCGTCAAACCGGGTGATGATATCAAAATCAGTACCGTCACCGCCGGACATCCACCGGAGCCAACACACTTTAATGCGACCGTGGTCGACCTGTTTAAGAGTGACATGAGCGAGCACGACAGCAGCCTGGTGTTCTGCAACCTGGAATACCTGCAGGAAGCCCGCGGGATGATTTCTCCTGAGAGCGGCGAACGGTCGATTACATCGATTCAGATCAAGCTGAAAAACCAGGACGATGCGGCGATGGTCGTCAGCAAGCTGGAAGAAGCCCTGCCTGCCAGTCAGTTCAGGATACGTACCTGGGAAGACAAGCAGGGACCACTGCTGGCCGCTGTAGAAGTGGAATCGGCGATTCTGAATGTGCTGCTGTTCCTGATTATTGCCGTTGCCGGTTTCGGCATCCTGGCGATCTTCTTCATGATCACGATTGAGAAGACTCGTGATATCGGCATTCTCAAAGCGCTGGGTGCCAGCTCGAATGGTATCATGTCAATCTTTCTGTCTTACGGCCTGGCATTAGGTCTGGTGGGCAGTGGTGTCGGTGTGATCGTGGGGCTGCTGTTTGTTGAATATATCAATGAGATAGAAGGGTTTATCACGTGGCTCACCGGGAGGAAGGTCTTCGATCAGCGGATCTATTACTTCCCGGAAATTTCGACGCACGTCGAGCCGATGATGGTCTTCTGGGTGGCGGTCGGTGCGATGGTGATCGCGGTTCTGGCAAGTATTCTGCCGGCCCGCAAAGCGGCCCGCTTCCATCCGGTCGAGTCGCTGCGTTACGAATAG
- a CDS encoding ABC transporter ATP-binding protein, with amino-acid sequence MTETISMPHPQLSAIAIEKAYRKDKHKVPVLRGIDVDVQKAEFLSIVGQSGSGKSTLMHLFGLLDSPDIGEIHLEGQRIDDLPDHARDQIRNRVFGFIFQFYHLLPELNLLENVLSPLMIRYSTWEYWKQKKQFKQDALEIIEKVGLSHRIKHRPSEMSGGEMQRAAIARALIAKPQILLADEPTGNLDSSTGKEIMDLLTSLNEQDQLTIIMVTHDNAIAAQAHRTVRLTEGQIEVLGKSHPTSASA; translated from the coding sequence ATGACCGAGACGATTTCCATGCCTCATCCACAGTTATCAGCAATCGCCATCGAAAAAGCATACCGGAAAGACAAGCATAAAGTGCCTGTGCTGCGGGGCATTGATGTCGACGTGCAGAAGGCCGAGTTCCTGTCGATCGTGGGGCAGTCCGGTTCTGGTAAAAGTACCCTGATGCATCTGTTCGGTCTGCTCGATTCCCCGGATATCGGGGAAATTCACCTCGAAGGGCAGCGGATTGACGATCTACCCGATCACGCCCGCGACCAGATCCGAAACCGCGTTTTCGGCTTCATTTTCCAGTTTTATCATCTGCTGCCCGAGCTGAATCTGCTGGAAAATGTGCTCTCGCCGCTGATGATCCGCTATTCCACCTGGGAATACTGGAAGCAGAAAAAACAGTTCAAACAGGATGCGCTGGAGATCATCGAAAAGGTCGGTCTCTCGCACCGTATCAAGCACCGTCCCTCGGAAATGTCGGGCGGGGAAATGCAGCGGGCCGCGATTGCCCGGGCCCTGATTGCCAAGCCTCAGATCCTGCTGGCCGATGAACCGACGGGAAATCTGGACAGCAGCACCGGCAAAGAAATTATGGACCTGCTCACCAGCTTGAATGAGCAGGATCAGCTCACTATTATCATGGTTACGCACGACAACGCGATCGCCGCTCAGGCGCATCGAACAGTTCGTCTGACGGAAGGCCAGATCGAGGTTCTGGGCAAATCTCATCCCACCTCGGCATCAGCCTAG
- the ilvE gene encoding branched-chain-amino-acid transaminase, whose product MSLQVYIDGKLLPKEEAKISVFDHGLLYGDGVFEGIRVYGKKVFLMQEHIDRLYESALAIRLEIPLSKEEMIKAVNETVAANGIEDGYVRLVITRGAGSLGLDIRRTSNPQVIIIADNISLYDPQLYIDGLKIITAATIRNHPAALSSRVKSLNYLNNILAKIEGTDAGCIEALMLNHKGEVAECTGDNIFIIKNGVLKTPPVDAGILEGITRNAVIKLAEESGIKVEQSPFTRHDIFVADECFLTGSAAEVIPVVALDGREIGTGKPGPITKDLNEKFKQLTRS is encoded by the coding sequence ATGTCGCTCCAAGTTTATATTGACGGAAAACTGCTTCCCAAGGAAGAGGCGAAAATCAGTGTCTTCGATCATGGTCTGCTCTACGGCGACGGTGTCTTTGAGGGGATTCGGGTTTACGGTAAAAAAGTCTTCCTGATGCAGGAGCACATCGACCGTCTCTATGAGAGCGCACTGGCGATCCGCCTGGAGATTCCGCTCTCCAAGGAAGAGATGATCAAAGCCGTCAATGAGACTGTGGCCGCCAACGGCATTGAAGATGGTTACGTGCGACTGGTAATCACTCGCGGCGCGGGTTCTCTAGGTCTCGACATTCGCCGTACCAGCAACCCGCAGGTAATTATTATCGCCGACAATATTTCCCTGTACGATCCGCAGCTGTATATCGACGGTTTGAAAATCATCACCGCAGCGACGATCCGCAACCATCCGGCAGCGCTTTCCTCACGCGTGAAGTCGCTGAACTACCTGAATAACATCCTCGCCAAGATTGAAGGGACTGACGCCGGCTGCATCGAAGCTTTGATGCTCAATCACAAAGGGGAAGTGGCGGAGTGTACCGGCGATAATATTTTCATCATCAAGAACGGCGTACTCAAAACGCCGCCCGTAGATGCCGGCATTCTGGAAGGGATTACCCGCAACGCGGTGATCAAACTCGCCGAGGAGTCGGGAATCAAGGTCGAGCAGTCCCCCTTCACGCGGCATGACATCTTTGTCGCAGACGAATGCTTCCTGACCGGTTCTGCAGCGGAAGTCATCCCGGTGGTGGCTCTGGACGGCCGCGAGATCGGGACGGGTAAACCAGGACCGATCACCAAAGATCTGAATGAAAAGTTCAAACAGCTGACGCGCTCCTGA
- a CDS encoding TRASH domain-containing protein, with protein sequence MRKCCQTVVGLLCVSLLFWSLSTVQGEPEKSASTAGVKKSTSLPPESKQALSEFNSLIGGWRGVGMIKRNSRKGAWSEKAEWVWKFDPQQSGIAYEVEDGKFLKSALLSYDPEQKTYHLATVLPDDTKRDYSGALQKDTLVLESQPDEEGAVYRISIRKLNEKRTLVLFEQRNQGQSFYYRLAEVGYTRAGTRLAASGSGGPECIVTGGAGTIAVSHKGKTYYVCCSGCKQAFEDDPETFIAEAKQKAEERRKQSQSR encoded by the coding sequence ATGCGAAAATGTTGCCAGACCGTTGTCGGCCTGTTGTGTGTCTCTCTGTTGTTCTGGTCCCTCAGCACCGTGCAGGGAGAGCCTGAAAAGTCTGCGTCCACAGCCGGGGTGAAAAAATCCACCTCCCTCCCACCGGAGAGCAAGCAGGCCCTGTCCGAGTTCAACTCGTTGATTGGTGGCTGGCGGGGTGTGGGGATGATCAAACGTAATTCCCGGAAAGGGGCCTGGTCAGAGAAGGCGGAATGGGTCTGGAAATTTGACCCACAGCAGTCAGGCATCGCATATGAAGTTGAGGATGGCAAATTTCTGAAGTCGGCCCTGTTGTCGTACGATCCGGAACAGAAGACCTATCATCTAGCCACCGTCCTGCCCGATGATACGAAACGCGATTATTCAGGCGCGCTGCAGAAAGACACACTGGTACTTGAATCCCAGCCGGATGAAGAGGGAGCCGTCTATCGGATCTCGATCCGCAAGCTGAATGAGAAACGGACTCTGGTTCTGTTTGAACAGCGGAACCAGGGACAGTCATTCTATTATCGACTGGCGGAAGTCGGATATACCCGGGCCGGTACGCGGCTGGCAGCCTCGGGGAGCGGCGGTCCGGAGTGCATCGTCACCGGTGGTGCCGGCACGATTGCGGTCAGCCACAAAGGGAAGACCTACTATGTCTGCTGCAGTGGCTGTAAGCAGGCGTTTGAGGACGATCCCGAGACCTTCATCGCAGAAGCGAAGCAGAAAGCGGAAGAACGTCGGAAGCAGTCGCAGTCTCGCTGA
- a CDS encoding Flp family type IVb pilin, translated as MKNIINSLINDEAGFIVSAELVLISSIAVLAMIVGLSEVANNVNQELEDVGSAFSSINQTYNLCEVSGHKGELSSSNFRDCPDFCSGQWDIY; from the coding sequence ATGAAAAACATCATCAACTCACTGATCAACGACGAAGCCGGTTTCATTGTTTCTGCAGAACTGGTTCTGATTTCTTCGATCGCCGTACTGGCCATGATCGTGGGACTGTCTGAAGTCGCTAATAACGTGAACCAGGAACTGGAAGATGTCGGATCCGCTTTCTCCAGCATCAACCAGACTTACAACCTCTGTGAAGTCTCTGGTCACAAAGGGGAACTCAGCAGCAGCAATTTCCGTGACTGCCCCGACTTCTGCTCAGGTCAGTGGGACATCTACTAA
- a CDS encoding branched-chain amino acid aminotransferase, translating into MNTVLIRFMNEEAGFIVSAELVLISTIAVLAMIVGLSEVAHGINQELEDVGSAFGRINQSFYVAGAHGHKACTDGSSFRDQADFCDGENDIVCDRPPRSEGNGYYY; encoded by the coding sequence ATGAATACTGTGTTGATCCGTTTCATGAACGAAGAGGCGGGCTTTATTGTCTCTGCCGAACTGGTACTGATCTCAACGATCGCCGTCCTGGCGATGATTGTAGGGCTCAGTGAAGTCGCCCATGGTATTAACCAGGAACTGGAAGATGTCGGCTCGGCGTTTGGCCGCATCAATCAGAGTTTCTATGTTGCAGGGGCGCATGGCCACAAGGCCTGCACAGACGGCAGCAGTTTCCGCGATCAGGCGGATTTCTGTGACGGCGAGAATGACATCGTCTGTGATCGTCCGCCCCGCAGCGAAGGGAACGGCTACTACTATTAA
- the fliS gene encoding flagellar export chaperone FliS — protein sequence MNGNDYLENQVLTAKPHQLHLMVVDGALRFARKALEATESRQFEQAHFALDRSRDLVAELIGGLDPGQQPEMIEQLKALFVFVYENLNHADVKQEASYINNAIKVLEIHRESWYELMERLLESTPQEPRQPQSGPIVHPPHQIEQSAQPHQSRSWIT from the coding sequence ATGAATGGTAATGACTACCTGGAGAATCAGGTTCTAACCGCGAAACCACACCAGTTGCATCTGATGGTGGTCGACGGCGCACTGCGTTTTGCTCGAAAAGCCCTGGAGGCTACTGAATCGAGACAGTTTGAACAGGCTCACTTTGCCCTGGACCGCAGTCGCGATCTGGTTGCTGAACTGATCGGGGGACTCGATCCAGGTCAACAACCCGAAATGATCGAACAGCTCAAGGCGTTGTTCGTGTTCGTGTATGAAAACCTGAATCATGCCGATGTGAAACAGGAAGCCAGCTATATCAATAACGCCATCAAGGTCCTCGAAATTCACCGGGAATCCTGGTACGAGCTGATGGAACGTCTGCTGGAAAGCACACCCCAGGAGCCCCGTCAGCCACAGTCGGGTCCGATCGTGCATCCGCCGCATCAAATCGAGCAGTCAGCTCAGCCGCATCAGAGCCGCTCCTGGATCACCTGA
- the fliD gene encoding flagellar filament capping protein FliD: MSGISSGVGLATGLNINEIVDAIIGVQKNALVKLSSRAQAFEATEGGIKTLEANLLTLKTATQKLNLKSTFETLKATSSDTQQFSVAANSTATAATYQLQGLQTATNHQVISDGFPDTDTTPIGTATTITISNGGELNQSRLLEELNNGAGVQRGSIRITDRDGQTEIVDLSKTLTIDDVVNQINQSATSVVASIQNDHLVISDTSSGSGTLKISEVSGGKTAADLGILKSVVGPSFDGDSVYRITEEFKLSQINDGNGITTVSGLDDFQILASDGSTFDVNLDTAQSVGDVVDLINNHASNGGNITAAVSSNGQLTLTDNTGGAGSFTVSALNGSLAARELDIETTGTGGVITGTLSGGLNSVLLRNLNGGVQSGGPVLNAGSVYIEDGAGGNATIDFSSAKTLDEVIDLINGNGSIQIEASLNQAGTGISIKDTSAASGTSIEIQDVSGNLASTLKIDTLLADNKHTVDSGSLDLRYINQNTSLSTYGKNGTEIPSGSVRIIDRDGTSFVVDLSDPETTKTIGDVLTKINDAAGTAGAQINARLNDTGDGFIVESTGGSSFDVKIEEVSGGSVAASLGILGSGTTGVTSRQTTEISIEATDTLADITEKFNASGVASATIIDDGTAFNSSRLSITSSRSGAGGELILESDYDFGFSTSVEAKDALIRIGSNPQTSFLLTSSTNSFDDAITGLEIDLLSVGDAPSTINVARDTSGIKTTIKSFVNSYNSFVDATDSLTGFDPETNQRGVLNGNSLIFNITSRLEGLLTKKLSVSNNSIKSLSELGIVFNSSGKLQLKESTLDQKLADAPTAITEFFQQEDHGFAVVMDEVITSMTDPFTGTLKAQTDSLQASALSLNTRVAELNEILEARRQRLIEQFTLQETLVNQLNSQQTALNRLNASSDK, encoded by the coding sequence ATGTCAGGCATCAGTTCCGGTGTCGGTCTGGCAACCGGATTAAATATCAATGAGATAGTAGATGCGATCATCGGCGTGCAGAAAAATGCGCTGGTGAAGTTGTCCAGCCGTGCGCAGGCGTTCGAAGCGACGGAAGGGGGCATCAAAACCCTCGAAGCCAACCTGCTGACTCTCAAGACCGCGACTCAGAAACTGAATCTGAAAAGTACCTTCGAAACCCTGAAGGCCACCAGCTCCGATACCCAGCAGTTCAGCGTCGCTGCCAACAGCACCGCCACCGCTGCCACTTACCAGTTACAGGGTCTGCAGACCGCCACTAACCACCAGGTCATATCCGATGGTTTCCCCGATACTGACACCACCCCCATCGGGACCGCGACCACGATTACAATTTCCAACGGCGGGGAACTGAATCAGTCCAGGTTACTGGAAGAACTCAACAACGGCGCGGGAGTGCAGCGCGGCAGCATTCGGATCACAGACCGTGACGGTCAGACCGAAATCGTCGATCTCTCCAAAACACTGACCATCGATGATGTCGTAAATCAGATCAACCAGTCAGCCACATCGGTGGTTGCCAGCATCCAGAATGATCATCTGGTCATCAGCGATACCAGCTCCGGTTCGGGAACCCTGAAAATCAGTGAAGTCAGCGGCGGAAAAACAGCGGCCGACCTGGGAATTCTCAAATCGGTCGTTGGTCCCTCTTTTGACGGTGATTCTGTCTATCGCATCACTGAAGAATTCAAGCTGTCACAAATCAACGACGGTAACGGCATTACAACCGTCAGCGGCCTGGATGATTTTCAGATCCTTGCTTCGGACGGCAGTACCTTTGACGTCAACCTGGATACAGCGCAGTCGGTCGGCGACGTGGTCGATCTCATCAATAATCATGCTTCCAACGGCGGTAATATTACCGCAGCCGTCTCCAGTAACGGACAACTGACCCTGACGGACAACACCGGCGGGGCAGGATCCTTCACCGTCAGTGCGCTGAATGGATCACTGGCGGCTCGGGAACTGGATATCGAAACGACGGGTACCGGCGGCGTCATCACGGGCACACTCAGCGGAGGGCTGAATTCGGTCCTGCTCAGAAATCTGAATGGGGGAGTCCAGTCCGGGGGACCGGTACTAAATGCCGGGTCGGTATACATCGAAGATGGGGCGGGAGGAAATGCCACCATCGATTTCTCTTCCGCGAAAACGCTGGACGAGGTAATCGATCTCATCAATGGCAACGGCAGTATTCAGATTGAAGCCAGTCTGAATCAGGCGGGAACCGGTATTTCCATCAAGGATACTTCCGCCGCCTCGGGTACATCGATTGAAATTCAGGACGTGAGTGGCAATCTCGCGAGCACACTCAAAATCGACACACTGCTGGCAGATAACAAACATACGGTCGACTCCGGTTCGCTCGACCTGCGATACATCAATCAGAACACCTCACTGTCGACCTATGGTAAAAACGGCACCGAGATCCCTTCGGGTAGCGTTCGCATTATCGACCGCGACGGTACCAGCTTCGTAGTCGACTTGTCCGACCCGGAGACGACCAAAACCATCGGCGATGTGCTCACAAAAATCAACGATGCCGCAGGAACCGCGGGTGCCCAGATCAATGCCCGCCTGAACGACACCGGCGACGGATTCATCGTGGAAAGCACCGGGGGCAGTTCATTTGATGTAAAGATCGAAGAAGTTTCAGGAGGTTCGGTCGCAGCCAGTCTGGGTATTCTGGGTTCCGGAACGACCGGTGTTACCAGTCGACAGACCACGGAAATTTCCATCGAAGCAACCGACACCCTGGCAGACATCACCGAGAAGTTCAATGCCTCTGGAGTGGCCTCCGCTACGATCATCGACGATGGAACCGCCTTTAATTCATCGCGGCTGTCGATCACATCTTCACGCAGTGGTGCAGGCGGTGAGTTGATTCTGGAAAGTGACTATGATTTCGGGTTCTCGACCTCCGTCGAAGCCAAAGACGCGTTGATCCGTATCGGCAGTAACCCCCAGACATCCTTCCTGCTGACTTCATCGACCAACAGTTTCGATGATGCCATCACCGGACTGGAAATCGATCTGCTCTCGGTCGGAGACGCACCGTCCACAATCAATGTAGCCCGCGATACATCCGGCATCAAAACAACGATCAAGAGCTTCGTGAACTCTTACAACAGTTTTGTCGATGCGACCGATAGCCTGACCGGCTTTGATCCAGAGACAAACCAGCGTGGAGTTCTCAACGGGAACAGCCTGATCTTTAACATCACTTCCCGACTGGAAGGTCTGCTGACGAAAAAACTTTCCGTCAGCAACAACTCGATCAAGAGCCTGTCCGAGTTGGGGATTGTGTTCAACAGCAGCGGCAAACTGCAACTCAAAGAAAGCACGCTGGATCAGAAGCTGGCCGACGCCCCCACTGCGATCACGGAATTCTTCCAGCAGGAAGATCATGGCTTTGCGGTGGTGATGGATGAAGTCATCACCTCAATGACTGACCCGTTCACCGGCACATTGAAAGCACAAACAGATTCACTCCAGGCTTCTGCCTTGTCTCTCAACACCCGGGTTGCGGAACTGAACGAGATTCTGGAAGCACGACGACAACGCCTGATTGAGCAGTTCACTCTGCAGGAAACGCTTGTGAATCAGCTGAACTCTCAGCAAACCGCTTTGAACAGGCTTAATGCATCATCCGATAAGTAA
- a CDS encoding class I SAM-dependent methyltransferase gives MADKKGLLRGNVGESQNQSTSDLDALNAVERYWESGVGSNLNKLDAFTKYVSRQSITKLLARYEIFQQQLEVNGSVVELGVHRGASLMAWAHFSAILEPVNYLRKIIGFDTFEGFPSLSDKDTTGTSEHLEVGGFKSEENAMEDIQKAVELYDSTRYLNHISKVELVKGDISVTLPEYLEKNQHLVVSLLHLDADLYEPTKVALELLIPRMPKGAIIAFDELNMDLFPGETLAAMETLGLPNLRLKRFPFATSLSYAIIE, from the coding sequence ATGGCAGATAAAAAAGGCCTGTTACGGGGCAATGTGGGTGAATCACAGAACCAGTCTACCAGCGACCTGGACGCACTCAATGCAGTCGAACGCTATTGGGAATCCGGTGTCGGTTCCAATCTGAACAAGCTGGATGCGTTCACCAAATATGTTTCCCGACAGTCAATCACCAAACTGCTGGCGCGTTATGAAATTTTTCAGCAGCAGCTGGAGGTGAATGGCTCTGTAGTGGAACTCGGCGTGCACCGCGGTGCCAGTCTCATGGCCTGGGCACACTTCAGCGCAATTCTGGAACCGGTTAACTACCTGCGAAAAATCATCGGCTTCGACACCTTTGAAGGCTTCCCTTCCCTGAGTGACAAGGACACCACCGGCACCAGTGAGCATCTGGAAGTCGGCGGTTTCAAGTCAGAAGAAAACGCCATGGAGGATATTCAGAAAGCAGTCGAACTCTACGATTCCACCCGCTACCTCAACCATATTTCCAAGGTGGAGCTGGTGAAAGGCGATATCAGCGTGACTCTGCCTGAGTACCTCGAAAAAAATCAGCACCTGGTCGTTTCACTTTTACACCTGGACGCCGACCTGTATGAACCGACAAAAGTGGCCCTGGAGCTGTTGATCCCGCGGATGCCCAAAGGAGCGATCATCGCCTTCGACGAACTCAACATGGACCTGTTCCCGGGTGAAACTCTGGCAGCGATGGAAACTCTGGGACTCCCTAATCTCAGACTCAAACGCTTCCCGTTCGCAACTTCGCTGTCGTATGCCATCATTGAATAA